The Ziziphus jujuba cultivar Dongzao chromosome 7, ASM3175591v1 genome includes a region encoding these proteins:
- the LOC107423975 gene encoding PRA1 family protein F2 has protein sequence MTTYGTIPTAAPPSSNLELISQATQRIQASLGTRRPWMEMIQPHYLALPSTFGQTVDRIKANAAFFRMNYAIITLFILFVSLLWQPMSLVVFIIMMAAWLFLYFLRDDPLMVCGRVIDDRVVMMALLLSTVIALFFTKARNNLLVALSAALGVIVLHGALRETENFFSEDEQGLDSVVGGPDEGKILPLRNAASSSFSSS, from the coding sequence ATGACAACTTATGGAACTATTCCAACAGCTGCTCCGCCATCATCCAACCTCGAACTCATTTCACAAGCAACACAACGAATCCAAGCCAGCCTCGGAACACGAAGACCATGGATGGAGATGATCCAACCACATTACCTTGCACTTCCATCCACATTTGGACAAACCGTCGACAGGATCAAAGCAAATGCAGCTTTCTTCCGCATGAACTATGCTATTATCACATTGTTCATTCTCTTCGTAAGCTTGCTCTGGCAACCCATGTCGTTGGTCGTTTTCATCATCATGATGGCTGCATGGCTGTTTCTATATTTCCTACGCGACGACCCCTTAATGGTTTGTGGCCGTGTGATTGATGACCGAGTGGTGATGATGGCCTTGTTGTTGTCTACAGTTATAGCACTCTTCTTTACAAAGGCGAGAAACAATCTTTTAGTGGCTCTCTCTGCTGCACTTGGGGTTATAGTACTTCATGGGGCATTGAGGGAGACTGAGAATTTCTTCTCTGAGGATGAGCAAGGGCTTGATTCGGTTGTTGGAGGCCCTGATGAAGGGAAAATACTGCCTCTAAGAAATGCAGcctcttcttccttctcttcgTCATAG
- the LOC107423976 gene encoding uncharacterized protein At4g29660, with protein sequence MATYLWRKYADYVHTKWERMILWNMVEPYMRPKSFKPLVTIYIAGFYTGLIGSAITEQLYKEKYWEDHPGEAVPLMKPKFYSGPWRVMRGEVPTSQ encoded by the exons ATGGCGACCTATCTATGGAGGAAATACGCAGACTATGTGCACACAAAATGGGAGAGAATGATTCTATGGAACATGGTTGAGCCGTATATGAGACCCAAGTCGTTTAAGCCTTTGGTCACAATCTATATTGCCGGCTTTTACACTGGTCTTATCGGCTCTGCTATCACCGAGCAGCTTTACAAg GAGAAGTATTGGGAGGATCATCCGGGGGAAGCAGTGCCTCTGATGAAGCCAAAGTTCTATTCTGGACCTTGGAGAGTAATGAGGGGAGAGGTTCCAACCAGTCAGTGA